A window of Streptomyces gilvosporeus contains these coding sequences:
- a CDS encoding sulfite exporter TauE/SafE family protein: MSLWECVAVFAAGIGAGTINTIVGSGTLLTFPVLLAFGLPPVTANVSNTLGLVPGSLSGAFGYRRELSGQRTRILRFGAAGLIGGLGGAILLLALPSSAFDAIVPILIAVALVLVVLQPKLAAALRARRARNNTTAPRHGGPLLLLGVMLASVYGGYFGAAQGVIYLSLMGLLLTDDLQRLNALKNVLAAIVNGVAAVFFLFVARFDWTAVLLIAAGSTLGGQIGATVGRRLPPTALRAVIVLVGLAAIAQLLLK; the protein is encoded by the coding sequence ATGTCCCTCTGGGAATGCGTCGCGGTCTTCGCCGCGGGGATCGGCGCCGGCACCATCAACACCATCGTCGGCTCCGGCACTCTCCTCACCTTCCCGGTACTGCTGGCCTTTGGCCTGCCGCCGGTCACGGCGAACGTCTCCAACACGCTCGGCCTGGTACCCGGTTCCCTCAGCGGCGCCTTCGGCTACCGCCGCGAACTGAGCGGCCAGCGCACCCGCATCCTCCGCTTCGGCGCGGCCGGCCTGATCGGCGGCCTGGGCGGCGCGATCCTCCTGCTGGCGCTGCCCTCCAGCGCGTTCGACGCGATCGTCCCCATACTGATCGCCGTCGCCCTGGTCCTCGTGGTGCTCCAGCCGAAGCTCGCCGCCGCCCTGCGCGCCCGGCGCGCCCGCAACAACACCACCGCGCCCCGCCATGGCGGCCCCCTGCTGCTCCTCGGCGTGATGCTCGCCAGCGTCTACGGCGGCTACTTCGGCGCCGCCCAGGGCGTCATATACCTCTCCCTGATGGGCCTGCTGCTCACCGACGACCTCCAACGCCTCAACGCCCTCAAGAACGTCCTCGCGGCGATCGTCAACGGCGTCGCGGCGGTCTTCTTCCTCTTCGTCGCCCGCTTCGACTGGACCGCCGTCCTCCTGATCGCCGCCGGCTCGACCCTCGGCGGCCAGATAGGCGCCACCGTCGGCCGCCGCCTGCCGCCCACCGCTCTGCGCGCGGTCATCGTCCTCGTGGGACTCGCAGCCATCGCCCAACTCCTCCTCAAATAA
- a CDS encoding SPFH domain-containing protein: MPVSGRHGPATKGTGAAVDIAIVLIILVVLVFLALIKTIQVIPQASAAIVERFGRYTRTLNAGLNIVVPFIDSIRNRIDLREQVVPFPPQPVITQDNLVVNIDTVIYYQVTDARAATYEVASYIQAIEQLTVTTLRNIIGGMDLERTLTSREEINAALRGVLDEATGKWGIRVNRVELKAIEPPTSIQDSMEKQMRADRDKRAAILQAEGVRQSQILTAEGEKQSSILRAEGEAKAAALRAEGEAQAIRVVFESIHAGDPDQKLLSYQYLQMLPKIAEGDANKLWIVPSEIGDALKGLGGAIGNFAPPTGGGSIPKPSSPNRETPPID; the protein is encoded by the coding sequence ATGCCGGTGAGCGGCCGGCACGGACCAGCTACGAAGGGCACGGGAGCCGCTGTGGATATCGCCATCGTCCTGATCATCCTGGTGGTGCTCGTCTTCCTCGCACTCATCAAGACGATCCAGGTCATCCCCCAGGCCAGCGCCGCCATCGTCGAGCGCTTCGGCCGCTACACCCGCACCCTCAACGCCGGCCTGAACATCGTCGTCCCGTTCATCGACTCCATCCGCAACCGCATCGACCTGCGCGAACAGGTCGTGCCGTTCCCCCCGCAGCCGGTGATCACCCAGGACAACCTGGTCGTGAACATCGACACCGTCATCTACTACCAGGTCACCGACGCCCGCGCCGCGACCTACGAAGTCGCCAGCTACATCCAGGCGATCGAGCAGCTCACCGTCACCACCCTGCGCAACATCATCGGCGGCATGGACCTGGAGCGGACCCTGACCTCCCGCGAGGAGATCAACGCAGCCCTCCGCGGCGTCCTCGACGAGGCCACCGGCAAGTGGGGCATCCGCGTCAACCGCGTCGAGCTCAAGGCCATCGAGCCGCCGACCTCCATCCAGGACTCGATGGAGAAGCAGATGCGCGCCGACCGCGACAAGCGCGCCGCCATCCTCCAGGCCGAAGGCGTCCGGCAGTCCCAGATCCTGACGGCCGAAGGCGAGAAGCAGTCCTCCATCCTGCGCGCCGAGGGTGAGGCCAAGGCCGCCGCCCTGCGCGCCGAGGGCGAGGCCCAGGCGATCCGGGTGGTCTTCGAGTCCATCCACGCCGGCGACCCCGACCAGAAGCTGCTCTCCTACCAGTACCTCCAGATGCTCCCGAAGATCGCCGAGGGCGACGCCAACAAGCTCTGGATCGTGCCCAGCGAGATCGGCGACGCCCTCAAGGGCCTCGGCGGCGCCATCGGCAACTTCGCCCCGCCCACCGGCGGCGGCTCCATCCCCAAGCCCAGCAGCCCGAACCGGGAAACTCCCCCGATCGACTGA
- a CDS encoding NfeD family protein: protein MWWLIAAVGLGIPLVVTAMPEFGMLAVGAAAGAVTAALRGGTVAQFLVFAAVSVALIAVVRPIANRHRGSPQLASGIDALRGKTATVLERIDGTDGGRIKLAGEVWSARALDDDQIYEVGQKVDVVEIEGATAVVI, encoded by the coding sequence GTGTGGTGGCTGATCGCCGCCGTAGGACTGGGCATTCCTCTCGTCGTGACCGCGATGCCCGAATTCGGGATGCTCGCGGTCGGCGCCGCCGCCGGTGCCGTCACCGCCGCACTCCGTGGCGGCACCGTCGCGCAATTCCTCGTCTTCGCCGCCGTATCGGTCGCGCTGATCGCCGTCGTACGCCCCATCGCCAACCGCCACCGCGGCAGCCCCCAACTCGCCTCCGGTATCGACGCCCTCAGGGGAAAGACCGCAACCGTCCTCGAACGCATCGACGGCACCGACGGCGGCCGCATCAAACTCGCCGGCGAAGTCTGGTCCGCCCGCGCCCTCGACGACGACCAGATCTACGAAGTCGGCCAGAAAGTCGACGTCGTCGAGATCGAAGGCGCCACAGCCGTCGTCATCTGA